A genomic window from Limibacillus sp. includes:
- a CDS encoding GNAT family N-acetyltransferase, which yields MESENQPDFILRDAAPGDLPALQAIYAHHVRTGLASFELEPPDLAEFTRRFEALKAEGLPYYLAEAQDGTPLGYAYAGRYRPRPGYRFSLEDSIYVAPEAQGRGVGKALLEALIETATAMGYRKMVAIIGDSANAASIGLHASHGFLLAGTLRSVGFKHGRWVDSVLMERFLGEGDSSLPQEISR from the coding sequence ATGGAGAGCGAAAACCAGCCAGACTTCATTCTGCGCGACGCCGCGCCGGGGGACCTGCCGGCGCTGCAGGCGATCTACGCCCATCATGTGCGCACCGGCCTCGCCTCCTTCGAGCTGGAGCCGCCGGACCTCGCCGAGTTCACGCGCCGCTTCGAGGCGCTGAAGGCCGAGGGCCTGCCCTACTACCTGGCCGAGGCGCAGGACGGCACCCCGCTTGGCTACGCCTATGCCGGGCGCTATCGCCCCCGGCCCGGCTACCGCTTCTCGTTGGAGGACTCGATCTACGTGGCGCCGGAGGCCCAGGGGCGCGGCGTCGGCAAGGCGCTCCTGGAGGCCTTGATCGAGACCGCGACGGCCATGGGATACCGCAAGATGGTGGCGATCATCGGCGACAGCGCCAACGCCGCCTCCATCGGCCTGCACGCCAGCCACGGCTTTCTGCTGGCCGGGACGCTTCGGTCGGTTGGCTTCAAGCATGGGCGCTGGGTGGACTCGGTCCTGATGGAGCGTTTCCTGGGCGAGGGCGACAGCAGCCTGCCTCAGGAAATTTCCCGCTAA
- a CDS encoding ankyrin repeat domain-containing protein → MAKKADPALLRAAQRGDKETIAAALKTGAEVEGCDRHGATLLHLAAGAGRLELVEFLLAEGAAVDKTDDAGNSALMLAAARGQAEVVKRLLAAGADPKAGNRWGLAARDWAVWPKNAEEIEALLLAADK, encoded by the coding sequence ATGGCCAAGAAAGCCGACCCCGCGCTGCTGCGCGCCGCCCAGCGCGGCGACAAGGAAACCATCGCCGCCGCCCTCAAGACCGGCGCGGAGGTCGAGGGCTGCGACCGCCACGGCGCGACCCTGCTTCACCTCGCCGCCGGGGCCGGACGGCTGGAGCTCGTGGAGTTCCTGCTGGCCGAGGGCGCGGCGGTCGACAAGACCGACGATGCCGGGAACTCGGCCTTGATGCTGGCCGCCGCGCGGGGACAGGCGGAAGTGGTCAAGCGGCTGCTGGCGGCGGGCGCCGACCCCAAGGCGGGCAACCGCTGGGGGCTTGCCGCGCGCGACTGGGCTGTCTGGCCGAAGAACGCCGAGGAGATCGAGGCCTTGCTGCTCGCGGCCGACAAATGA
- a CDS encoding N-formylglutamate amidohydrolase has translation MDELFAHPQARAALAQARGATGETLRAGKAHEGDGRAAESGQSGRQAFSIAEPKRQSVPLVFASPHSGRDYPADFVARSRLDPAGLRRSEDCFVDQLYSFAPRLTGAESGAPLLCALFPRAYVDPNREPYELDPAMFEESLPEYVNTRSPRVAAGLGTVARVVAGGAEIYRGKLTFEEVRRRIELTYWPYHEALRGLLQQTRESFGGCLLLDCHSMPSGVAATVASNEMGKRNSGMPASGASGPAFVLGDCHGSACDRRIVEAAESFLKGAGYRVARNQPYAGGFITRHYGRPGEAIHALQIEINRALYMNERRLEPNDGFKALQDDLKALSANLAEVCGSLFSK, from the coding sequence TTGGACGAACTCTTCGCTCATCCCCAGGCCCGCGCCGCGCTGGCCCAGGCGCGCGGCGCTACGGGCGAGACCCTGCGCGCTGGCAAGGCGCACGAGGGGGATGGCCGGGCGGCGGAGTCCGGGCAGAGCGGGCGGCAGGCCTTCTCCATCGCCGAGCCCAAGCGGCAGTCGGTGCCGCTGGTCTTCGCCTCGCCGCACAGCGGGCGGGACTATCCAGCGGACTTCGTGGCGCGCTCGCGGCTCGACCCCGCCGGCCTGCGCCGGTCGGAGGACTGCTTCGTCGACCAGCTCTATTCCTTCGCCCCCAGGCTGACCGGCGCGGAGAGCGGCGCGCCGCTGCTCTGCGCCCTCTTCCCGCGCGCCTACGTCGACCCCAACCGGGAGCCCTATGAGCTCGACCCCGCCATGTTCGAGGAGTCGCTGCCCGAGTACGTCAACACGCGCTCGCCCCGCGTCGCCGCCGGGCTCGGCACGGTGGCGCGCGTGGTCGCGGGCGGCGCGGAGATCTACCGCGGCAAGCTGACCTTCGAGGAGGTGCGCCGGCGCATCGAGCTCACCTACTGGCCCTATCACGAGGCGCTGCGCGGCCTGCTGCAACAGACCCGGGAGAGCTTCGGCGGCTGCCTGCTGCTGGACTGCCACTCCATGCCCTCCGGCGTGGCCGCGACCGTGGCCTCGAACGAGATGGGCAAGCGGAACAGCGGCATGCCGGCAAGCGGCGCGTCAGGCCCGGCCTTCGTGCTGGGCGACTGCCACGGCAGCGCCTGCGACCGGCGCATCGTCGAGGCGGCCGAGAGCTTTCTGAAAGGGGCCGGCTACCGCGTCGCGCGCAACCAGCCCTACGCCGGCGGCTTCATCACGCGCCACTACGGGCGCCCCGGCGAGGCGATCCATGCCCTGCAGATCGAGATCAACCGCGCCCTCTACATGAACGAGCGGCGGCTGGAGCCCAATGACGGCTTCAAGGCGCTGCAAGACGACCTGAAGGCGCTCTCGGCCAATCTGGCGGAGGTCTGCGGGTCCCTCTTTTCGAAGTAG